One segment of Clavelina lepadiformis chromosome 2, kaClaLepa1.1, whole genome shotgun sequence DNA contains the following:
- the LOC143446491 gene encoding large neutral amino acids transporter small subunit 4-like — MAPSLAQANQRKWWIAITSVLENLMFAAVLLGWSSLLLMLKNEGFYSSVCTVDNEENDTTTSSELPNVNSSEKFDFSFMPSGKPTCPKQDEILNRCFSIGSCLLSAVTVLLGIIMDKYGSRMIRLCGTWTFMVSCVLLAVASMDTENLSVLIAPALCLNGMGGVVYIFTSFPVPNLFENLRSTMISLMIGSYSASAVMYMIFKAAYDAGVPFIGIMLFHAGIGFLTFLNCFFNTPGEPIPGPDDISYGIKLKFSAFRFEHKITGAKFLNHTSVVGRRMSSHDLAPSENRNYLESVVDLKGNETPSNQEESFLSVLATPCVFWSFVTMCLTQLRLIAYMGWLELYLKSSSKQLGLDEETAHETVEFYTLLFGLFQINCFLMAPVIGSIMDWNLKPRKQKKSKPKYEEISCDKEQYDPPSQSKTARTQLNGKPNEINEHNTKKSPVVKSKSERKRQQVMNMARAFMTTNILLIIFGIIILFERILPLQIVAFIVHTAVRTFLHSSTGGLYACMYHFSHFGKLTGLASFLSAMFILIQDPLFVWINSSFDGDPFRVNVALLVCSLAGFGLPIYLWRYAKRMPVSNDPEKRVMFTINEEEEQDQEDGNPEEELDDDPPLIVSSMTLAL, encoded by the exons ATGGCGCCTTCTCTAGCTCAAGCAAATCAACGGAAATGGTGGATAGCTATAACCTCTGTGTTGGAGAATCTTATGTTTGCTGCCGTTTTGCTGGGATGGAGTTCCTTGTTGCTTATGCTTAAAAATGAAGGTTTTTACTCGTCCGTCTGCACTGTCGACAACGAAG AAAATGATACAACTACATCTTCGGAACTACCAAACGTGAACTCGTCAGAAAAGTTCGATTTC AGCTTTATGCCGTCAGGCAAACCAACATGTCCTAAACAAGACGAAATACTTAACCGGTGCTTCTCCATTGGATCTTGCCTTTTGAGTGCAGTAACTGTGCTTCTTGGAATAATCATGGATAAATATGGCTCCCGTATGATTCGTCTTTGTGGGAC ATGGACCTTTATGGTGTCATGTGTGTTATTAGCAGTTGCATCGATGGACACAGAAA ATTTAAGCGTGTTGATTGCGCCTGCTTTGTGTTTGAACGGTATGGGAGGTGTAGTGTATATTTTCACAAGCTTTCCTGTgccaaatttatttgaaaatttacgCTCCACAATGATATCTTTAATGATCGGGTCCTATTCGGCTTCCGCAGTAATGTACATGATTTTCAAG GCTGCTTATGACGCCGGGGTACCTTTTATTGGAATCATGCTTTTCCACGCTGGGATTGggtttttaacttttctcaACTGTTTTTTCAATACGCCCGGAGAGCCAATTCCAGGTCCAGATGATATTAGTTACGG GATAAAGTTGAAGTTTAGTGCATTTCGTTTTGAACATAAAATTACTGGAGCAAAGTTTCTAAATCACACTTCAGTTGTGGGCAGGAGAATGAGCAGTCATGATTTGGCACCTTCGGAGAATCGAAACTATCTTGAGTCGGT TGTGGACCTTAAAGGAAATGAAACACCTTCAAATCAAGAAGAATCATTTCTTTCAGTTCTTGCTACTCCTTGTGTATTTTGGAGTTTTGTCACTATGTGTTTGACACAACTGCGTTTAATTGCTTACATGGGTTGGCTGGAGCTTTATCTGAAATCATCATCCAAACAACTGGGTCTCGACGAGGAAACAGCACACGAAACAG TGGAATTTTACACGCTTTTGTTTGGGCTTTTTCAAATTAACTGTTTTTTAATGGCGCCTGTAATCGGGAGTATTATGGATTGGAACCTTAAGCCAAGAAAGCAGAAGAAATCAAAACCTAAATATGAAGAAATATCGTGTGATAAAGAGCAGTATGATCCTCCTTCACAAAGCAAAACAGCAAGAACACAACTAAATGG AAAACCTAATGAAATCAACGAgcacaacacaaaaaaatcgCCAGTTGTTAAATCAAAAAGTGAAAGAAAGCGTCAGCAAGTGATGAACATGGCCCGAGCATTTATGACAACCAACATTTTGCTCATAATATTTGgaataataatattgtttGAACGTATTTTACCTTTACAG ATTGTTGCCTTCATTGTACATACTGCTGTGCGAACATTTTTACACTCATCGACTGGTGGACTTTATGCTTGCAT GTAtcatttttcacattttgGAAAACTAACGGGTTTGGCTTCCTTTCTCTCGGCCATGTTCATTCTTATACAAGATCCATTGTTTGTGTGGATAAATTCGTCGTTTGACGGGGACCCATTTCGG GTTAATGTTGCGTTACTTGTCTGTTCCTTGGCTGGATTTGGTCTTCCCATATATTTATGGCGATACGCAAAAAGAATGCCTGTTTCTAACGATCCTGAAAAACGTGTCATGTTTACAATTAATGAGGAAGAAGAACAAGATCAAGAAGATGGAAACCCAGAAGAGGAATTAGATGATGATCCACCGCTGATAGTCAGTAGCATGACTCTCGCACTTTAA